One Acipenser ruthenus chromosome 33, fAciRut3.2 maternal haplotype, whole genome shotgun sequence genomic region harbors:
- the LOC117433524 gene encoding ankyrin repeat and SOCS box protein 16-like — MSRRDTFVFTSTTLRALRHQQDMLDWETERRALARRRLLLPKARKMITPRPQPAGESKYCRDAVIHNALFTGDLDKIKCIFNDESTSNMIIETLNDELVWSPEMGLWALTPKPKYTSALRITAGRGYTACAKLLLHKGANVNASPGGLSALHDACAGGFTDCAQLLLSYGANPNILSEEGSAPIHLCTTPKTFQCAKLLLEFGANVNILTRDSQMSPLHVAAQHGLEEHLTLYLCRGAHVCSRNREGETALNAACASAEKPAEGGRYYRVVQKLLSGGADVRVAGRKNHTPLHNACANCSYRIVDLLLQHGAAVNQQNCAGYTPMDCVLQGVEDYLDWQPEGIVLSLLNHGASPINPKMLKLCSLSPRTMEVILNSYEHIPLCDSWVESVPPELWQEHHTFYSSVVQMTNQPRSLQHLARCAVRGYLDGHCHSAITQLQIPHSLQEYLLLRIEGSIK, encoded by the exons ATGTCGCGCCGGGATACATTCGTTTTCACCTCCACCACGCTGCGGGCCCTGCGCCATCAGCAGGACATGTTGGACTGGGAGACCGAGCGGCGGGCCCTGGCAAGGCGGAGGCTCCTTCTCCCCAAAGCCAGGAAGATGATCACCCCCCGACCGCAACCAGCCGGGGAGTCCAAATACTGCCGCGACGCTGTCATCCACAACGCTCTTTTCACTGGGGACCTCGACAAAATCAAATGCATCTTTAATGACGAGTCCACGTCAAACATGATCATAGAAACGCTCAACGATGAACTTGTCTGGTCACCAGAGATGG GGCTTTGGGCCTTGACCCCCAAGCCGAAGTACACGTCTGCGTTACGCATCACTGCAGGCAGGGGCTACACTGCCTGTGCCAAGCTGCTTCTGCACAAGGGGGCTAATGTGAATGCCAGCCCTGGGGGGCTCAGCGCCCTTCATGATGCCTGTGCCGGTGGCTTCACCGACTGCGCCCAGCTGCTCCTCAGCTACGGAGCCAACCCAAACATCCTCTCCGAAGAGGGAAGCGCTCCCATACACCTCTGCACCACCCCCAAGACCTTCCA GTGCGCCAAACTGCTCTTGGAGTTCGGTGCTAACGTTAACATCCTGACCAGAGACAGCCAGATGAGCCCTCTGCATGTGGCAGCGCAGCACGGCCTGGAGGAGCACCTCACCCTGTACCTGTGCAGAGGAGCCCACGTGTGCAGCCGCAACCGTGAGGGAGAGACAGCCCTTAACGCAGCCTGCGCCAGCGCTGAGAAACCCGCGGAGGGCGGGCGGTACTACCGCGTGGTGCAGAAGCTGCTCTCCGGCGGGGCGGACGTGAGGGTGGCAGGCAGGAAGAACCACACCCCGCTGCACAATGCCTGCGCCAACTGCAGCTACCGCATTGTGGATCTGCTGCTCCAGCACGGGGCTGCGGTCAACCAGCAAAACTGCGCCGGATACACGCCGATGGACTGCGTCTTACAGGGGGTGGAAGACTACTTGGATTGGCAACCAGAGGGCATTGTGCTGTCCTTGCTCAATCACGGCGCTTCACCCATCAATCCCAAG ATGCTCAAACTGTGCTCACTATCCCCCAGAACCATGGAAGTGATCCTGAACTCGTATGAGCACATCCCACTGTGTGACTCCTGGGTGGAGTCTGTCCCCCCTGAGCTATGGCAG GAGCACCACACATTCTACAGCTCTGTGGTGCAGATGACCAACCAGCCTCGATCACTGCAGCACCTGGCGCGCTGTGCCGTGCGCGGGTATCTTGACGGGCACTGCCACTCCGCCATCACCCAGCTGCAGATTCCTCATTCCCTCCAGGAGTACCTGCTGCTCAGGATCGAGGGCTCCATCAAATAA